The Deltaproteobacteria bacterium genome has a segment encoding these proteins:
- a CDS encoding molybdopterin biosynthesis protein: MARKRYLKKTPLEEARSLFLSRVDPTLLEAETVAVADALHRVTAEPVFAKMSSPHYHGSAMDGICVRAEDTFGATEFTPRELRLLADEGDPQGRFAYLDTGQPLPSWANAVIMIENVRETDVAAVSIDQAATPWQNVRLVGEDVVATELLLPRNHRLRPYDLGAILAAGHTTVRVKARPRVALIPTGDEITQPGDSARPGEIIDFNSTVLGAMVTESGGTPVTLPPVADDPALLKHALDEALKDHHLVALIAGSSAGAHDFTAEVIDDAGELLVHGIEVMPGKPAVLGVAAGKPVIGIPGYPVSAIVIAREILQPALARLLAAGASSPPKVRAVAPRKIPSRLGLEEFVRVTLGRVEERLVAVPLARGAGVISTMVRADGFLRIPGMVEGINAGEEVDVELLRSPDEVEHTILCTGSHDLSISVLEDQLKRRDPRLKIADANVGSLGGLHAIRRGETHMAGTHLLDPDTGAYNVPDIRRVLPKAPVVLVHCVKRRQGLLVPRGNPNGLSGIADLGRRDLHFVNRQPGSGTRVLLDFELARLGVDPAAVQGYEHEEFTHMAVAVAVASGLADTGLGILSAAEALGLDFIPVGDEQYDLLLLRSFHESQAGATLLAVLGSQEFREAMESLGGYDCSATGEILYQQR; the protein is encoded by the coding sequence ATGGCGCGAAAACGGTACCTCAAGAAGACCCCGCTGGAGGAGGCGCGCTCTCTCTTCCTGAGCCGCGTCGACCCAACCCTGCTGGAGGCCGAGACGGTGGCGGTGGCCGACGCCCTCCACCGGGTCACCGCCGAGCCGGTTTTCGCGAAGATGTCCTCGCCGCACTACCACGGCTCGGCCATGGACGGCATCTGCGTGCGCGCGGAAGACACCTTCGGAGCCACGGAGTTCACGCCGCGGGAGTTGCGGCTGCTCGCGGACGAGGGAGACCCGCAAGGCCGGTTCGCCTACCTGGACACCGGCCAGCCGTTGCCGTCCTGGGCCAACGCGGTGATCATGATCGAGAACGTGCGCGAGACCGACGTCGCCGCCGTGTCCATCGATCAGGCGGCGACCCCGTGGCAGAACGTACGCCTGGTGGGTGAGGACGTCGTGGCCACCGAGCTGCTGCTGCCGCGCAACCACCGGCTGCGGCCCTACGACCTTGGCGCCATCCTGGCGGCGGGCCATACCACGGTGCGGGTCAAGGCGCGCCCGCGGGTGGCCCTCATCCCCACGGGCGACGAGATCACGCAACCGGGAGATTCGGCGCGGCCGGGCGAGATCATCGATTTCAACTCCACGGTCCTGGGAGCCATGGTGACGGAGTCCGGCGGCACCCCGGTGACCCTTCCCCCTGTCGCGGACGACCCCGCGCTCCTGAAACACGCCCTGGACGAAGCGTTGAAGGATCATCACCTCGTAGCGCTCATCGCCGGCTCCTCCGCCGGCGCGCACGACTTCACCGCGGAGGTCATCGACGACGCGGGCGAGCTTCTGGTGCACGGCATCGAAGTCATGCCCGGAAAGCCGGCCGTGCTGGGGGTCGCCGCGGGCAAGCCCGTCATCGGCATTCCCGGTTATCCTGTATCGGCCATCGTCATCGCGCGAGAGATCCTCCAGCCCGCGCTCGCACGGCTGCTGGCCGCGGGCGCCTCATCCCCTCCGAAGGTCCGCGCCGTGGCGCCGCGCAAGATTCCGTCGCGGCTGGGCCTGGAGGAGTTCGTCCGCGTGACCCTGGGCCGGGTGGAGGAACGCCTCGTGGCCGTGCCGCTGGCGCGCGGCGCCGGGGTCATCAGCACCATGGTGCGCGCCGACGGATTCCTGCGCATACCGGGAATGGTGGAAGGGATCAACGCCGGCGAGGAAGTCGACGTGGAGTTGCTGCGCTCGCCGGACGAGGTGGAGCACACCATCCTGTGCACCGGCAGCCACGACCTCTCCATCAGCGTGCTGGAGGACCAGCTCAAGCGCCGGGACCCGCGCCTCAAGATCGCCGACGCCAACGTCGGCAGCCTGGGCGGCCTGCACGCGATTCGCCGCGGCGAGACCCACATGGCCGGCACCCACCTGCTGGACCCCGACACCGGTGCCTACAACGTCCCGGACATACGGCGGGTGTTGCCCAAGGCGCCCGTCGTGCTCGTGCACTGCGTCAAGCGGCGTCAGGGACTGCTCGTGCCGCGCGGCAATCCCAATGGACTGTCGGGCATCGCCGACCTGGGTCGACGGGACCTCCACTTCGTCAACCGCCAGCCCGGCTCGGGCACCCGAGTGCTGCTGGATTTCGAACTGGCGCGGCTCGGCGTGGACCCGGCCGCGGTCCAGGGGTACGAGCACGAAGAGTTCACACACATGGCGGTGGCGGTGGCCGTGGCCAGCGGCCTCGCGGACACCGGCCTGGGAATCCTCTCCGCGGCCGAGGCCCTCGGGCTGGACTTCATCCCGGTGGGCGACGAGCAGTACGATCTGCTGCTACTGCGGTCATTCCACGAATCCCAGGCGGGGGCCACGCTGCTGGCGGTGCTTGGATCGCAGGAGTTCAGGGAAGCGATGGAGTCCCTCGGCGGCTACGACTGCTCCGCCACGGGGGAGATCCTCTACCAGCAGCGGTAG